A single genomic interval of Helicoverpa armigera isolate CAAS_96S chromosome 13, ASM3070526v1, whole genome shotgun sequence harbors:
- the LOC126054628 gene encoding LOW QUALITY PROTEIN: uncharacterized protein LOC126054628 (The sequence of the model RefSeq protein was modified relative to this genomic sequence to represent the inferred CDS: inserted 1 base in 1 codon): MDTSDYNDKIQDLLSDVSTYKQVKTDPTTKTLKSTSDLIKKYSETLNLDVKYLVPSCAKPPKLYGLPKIHKPNAPLRPIVSQIDSPTYRLAQHLAKVLSPLRGNTAAYVKDSYHFVSEIKHLQLADNETMVSFDVQSLFTCLPVEDCIKIVSKKLAENNMPTEYAELLKHCLTSGYLLWNNHFYTQVDGVAMGSPVSPIVADIFMEDFEERALQSAPVTPKFYKRYVDDTFTILPSDKVTAFXNHLNSINPKIQFTMESEANNSLAFLDVLVIRNPNNTLSHTVYRKKTHTDKYLHGESHHHPTQLSTVGKSLFQRARGICDEQHLGAELQHVKQVLHDNKLRVPCPRRRTRVKPATVERLPAVLPYIRGVTDKIGYILKRASIKTYFKPLKKISQFLPPVKCHIPLQDAGVYKLECDCGLSYIGQTKRSIGTRVKEHIADVKHRRSRQSAVCEHTLDKAQHYIRFDKPQVLAKENRFLPRMIREAIEIKKHPNFNREDGWVIPPAWNPIIETIKSKSKPTTARPKDTVSSFCVNRIVNNN, translated from the exons ATGGATACGTCAGATTACAATGataaaatacaagaccttttatcggatgtaagtacatataaacaagTGAAGACCGACCCcacaacaaaaacattgaaatcaacTAGTGATTTGATAAAAAAGTACTCCGAAACATTGAATCTAGACGTAAAATACCTAGTTCCTAGCTGCGCAAAACCACCAAAGCTGTATGGGCTACCGAAGATACACAAACCTAATGCTCCACTACGACCAATAGTCAGCCAAATCGACTCACCAACCTACAGATTGGCTCAACATCTGGCTAAAGTACTTTCACCATTGAGAGGAAACACAGCAGCATATGTAAAGGACTCGTACCATTTTgtcagtgaaataaaacatctacaaCTAGCTGACAATGAAACTATGGTCAGTTTTGATGTTCAGTCATTGTTTACATGCTTACCCGTTGAAGACTGCATCAAGATTGTGTCTAAGAAACTAGCAGAGAATAACATGCCTACTGAATATGCTGAACTGTTAAAACATTGCCTAACATCTGGCTATTTACTGTGGAATAATCACTTCTACACGCAAGTGGATGGTGTAGCAATGGGCTCCCCAGTATCTCCCATTGTTGCTGATATCTTCATGGAGGATTTTGAGGAGCGAGCCCTGCAATCTGCACCCGTAACACCCAAATTCTACAAGCGGTACGTAGATGATACTTTCACAATACTACCATCTGACAAAGTCACAGCAT TAAATCATCTTAACTCCATAAACCCCAAAATTCAATTCACTATGGAGTCAGAGGCAAACAACTCCTTAGCTTTCTTAGATGTTTTGGTTATCCGTAACCCTAATAACACCTTGAGTCACACTGTGTATCGGAAGAAAACCCATACAGACAAATACCTTCATGGTGAGTCCCACCACCACCCAACACAGTTATCTACCGTTGGTAAATCATTGTTTCAGAGAGCACGTGGGATCTGCGATGAACAACACCTGGGTGCTGAGCttcaacatgttaagcaagTACTGCACGACAACAAGCTCCGAGTACCGTGCCCTCGTCGCAGAACCCGCGTGAAACCAGCCACAGTTGAGCGTCTACCTGCTGTTCTtccatacataagaggagtcacagacaagattggctacatcttgaagcgagcttcaatcaaaacctacttcaagccgctgaagaagattagtcaattcttaccacctgtcaagtgtcacatacctctacaagatgcgggtgtatacaagcttgaatgtgattgtggtctctcttacataggccaaactaaaagaagcatagggacccgcgtaaaagaacacatcgccgatgtcaaacaccgccgttccagacagtcagcagtttgtgaacacacactagacaaggcccagcattacatcagatttgataaaccacaagtccttgcaaaagaaaaccgattcctacctaggatgattcgcgaggctattgaaattaaaaaacatccaaatttcaatagagaagatggctgggtcataccacctgcttggaatcccatcatagaaactattaaatcaaaatccaagcctacaactgctcgacctaaggatacagttagctcgttttgcgtgaatcggattgtcaataataattaa